From Synergistaceae bacterium, one genomic window encodes:
- a CDS encoding heavy-metal-associated domain-containing protein — MKKTFRLTGLGCANCAAKMERAIGKLEGVHSVNINFMTTKMAIEADDEKMEAILTSAREIIHRLEPQVEIRVA, encoded by the coding sequence ATGAAAAAGACATTTCGCCTCACGGGGCTGGGCTGCGCGAACTGCGCGGCGAAAATGGAGCGGGCCATCGGAAAACTGGAGGGCGTGCACAGCGTGAACATCAATTTTATGACCACAAAAATGGCGATCGAAGCCGATGATGAAAAAATGGAGGCCATTCTCACGTCGGCGAGGGAAATTATCCACAGACTGGAGCCCCAGGTGGAAATTCGGGTGGCGTGA